Proteins encoded by one window of Streptomyces sp. NBC_01571:
- a CDS encoding uroporphyrinogen-III synthase, producing MYEEPQRPAPQDHGPLSGFTVGVTAARRADELGALLQRRGACVQHAPALRIVPLADDGELLAATKELIDRAPDIAVATTAIGFRGWIEAADGWGLGEALLGRLRGVEVLARGPKVKGAIRAQGLTEEWSPSSESMAEVLDRLLEEGVEGRRIAVQLHGEPLPGFVESLRAAGAEVVPVPVYRWMPPEDIGPVDRLLDATVTRGLDALTFTSAPAAASLLSRAEGRGLLPELLAALHHDVLPACVGPVTALPLQARGVTTVQPERFRLGPLVQLLCQELPGRARTLPIAGHRVEIRGHAVLVGGALRPVPPAGMSLLRALSRRPGWVVARAELLRALPGAGRDEHAVETAMARLRTALGTPGLIQTVVKRGYRLALDPAADAKYADG from the coding sequence ATGTACGAGGAACCGCAGCGACCCGCCCCGCAGGATCACGGCCCCCTCTCCGGTTTCACCGTGGGCGTGACGGCCGCACGCCGGGCCGACGAACTCGGCGCGCTGCTCCAGCGGCGCGGCGCCTGTGTCCAGCACGCCCCGGCCCTGCGCATCGTGCCGCTCGCCGACGACGGCGAACTGCTCGCCGCCACCAAGGAACTGATCGACCGGGCCCCGGACATCGCGGTGGCCACGACCGCCATCGGCTTCCGGGGCTGGATCGAGGCCGCCGACGGATGGGGACTGGGCGAGGCCCTGCTCGGACGGCTGCGCGGAGTCGAGGTCCTCGCGCGCGGGCCCAAGGTCAAGGGCGCGATACGGGCCCAGGGACTGACCGAGGAGTGGTCGCCGTCCTCCGAGTCCATGGCCGAGGTGCTCGACCGGCTCCTGGAGGAGGGCGTGGAGGGCCGCCGGATCGCCGTACAACTGCACGGTGAACCGCTGCCCGGGTTCGTGGAGTCGCTGCGGGCGGCGGGCGCCGAGGTGGTGCCCGTGCCGGTGTACCGGTGGATGCCGCCGGAGGACATCGGCCCCGTCGACCGGCTGCTGGACGCCACCGTCACCCGGGGCCTGGACGCGCTCACCTTCACCAGCGCGCCCGCCGCCGCCTCCCTGCTGTCCCGCGCCGAGGGACGCGGCCTGCTCCCCGAACTGCTCGCCGCCCTCCACCACGACGTGCTGCCCGCCTGCGTCGGCCCGGTCACCGCGCTGCCGCTCCAGGCCCGCGGCGTCACCACGGTCCAGCCCGAGCGCTTCCGGCTCGGCCCCCTCGTCCAACTGCTCTGCCAGGAACTCCCGGGCCGCGCCCGCACGTTGCCGATCGCCGGCCATCGGGTGGAGATCCGCGGGCACGCGGTGCTGGTCGGCGGCGCGCTGCGTCCCGTACCGCCCGCCGGGATGTCGCTGCTGCGGGCCCTGTCGAGGCGGCCGGGCTGGGTGGTGGCGCGGGCCGAACTGCTGCGGGCGCTGCCGGGCGCCGGACGCGACGAGCACGCCGTCGAGACGGCCATGGCCCGGCTGCGCACCGCGCTGGGCACCCCCGGACTCATCCAGACCGTGGTCAAGCGCGGCTACCGGCTGGCCCTCGACCCGGCCGCCGACGCCAAGTACGCGGACGGGTGA
- a CDS encoding DUF1772 domain-containing protein produces the protein MTENSTGRPAAAAGVLGAATVATGLIAGVFCIFACAVMPALARSDDRVFVEVMGNIDDVIQNPVFFLSFLGAPVLTAVSARQTRRSPHRRWVWAALAAYGLAFLVTTVVNVPLNDRLAAAGDPARNTDPAAVRERFEDTWVAWNVVRALLSTVALACLARALLLHRGAALTRPRTWRRRPGRGPAGSRA, from the coding sequence ATGACAGAGAACAGCACGGGGCGGCCGGCGGCCGCCGCAGGTGTCCTGGGCGCGGCCACGGTCGCGACGGGTCTGATCGCGGGCGTCTTCTGCATCTTCGCCTGCGCCGTCATGCCGGCGCTGGCGCGCAGCGACGACCGCGTCTTCGTCGAGGTCATGGGGAACATCGACGACGTGATCCAGAACCCGGTGTTCTTCCTGAGCTTCCTGGGCGCGCCGGTCCTCACGGCCGTCTCCGCCCGGCAGACGCGCAGGTCCCCCCACCGCCGGTGGGTGTGGGCGGCCCTGGCCGCATACGGACTCGCGTTCCTGGTCACCACGGTCGTGAACGTCCCGCTCAACGACCGGCTGGCGGCCGCGGGCGACCCGGCGCGGAACACCGACCCGGCCGCCGTGCGCGAGCGGTTCGAGGACACCTGGGTCGCCTGGAACGTCGTACGGGCCCTGCTGTCGACGGTCGCCCTGGCCTGCCTCGCCCGCGCCCTGCTCCTCCACCGAGGAGCGGCCCTCACCCGTCCGCGTACTTGGCGTCGGCGGCCGGGTCGAGGGCCAGCCGGTAGCCGCGCTTGA